One Arvicanthis niloticus isolate mArvNil1 chromosome X, mArvNil1.pat.X, whole genome shotgun sequence genomic window, aaaacagatttttctagtatttttaggtCTTCATCAATAGCAGTACTGAGAGCATTAAGGCCTTGCTGGCCGGTGGCCAGTGCGGCAGCTCCTGTTCCTATGCCAGCAGTAATGCCTGCACCCAGTAAGATGGCTAAAGTGAGGGAAACTGGCTCTCTCTTGTATATCTTTGGCCTAATATCGAATTTATCTTCgaaactacccacagcatgataataaattctgggtaccagctgcacaagcacacaaaagtCTGTAGTTGGTTCGAATACACTTGTAAACACACAAGGGGTGAGTCCTGTACTGCAAGCCCACCATCGGTTGGGCCCTGGTACCAAATAATAGGTGATAGATGTTTTAGGACGAGAGACTGTCTGATTACACAGATGtctgtgggaggcaggtggggtaCCTAGGCAGAGTCCTGAACCTGACCCCGATACTTCAgttagagttagttttctctcagTTCCCCAAGTGCAGGAGTGATGGGAAGTGGTGTTATTAAAGGCACCATTCATGGTGATTCCCTCATAGTATGGGGGTGTTATTGCTAAACATAGCCAGCAAGATTCAGTAGAGTCTGGGCTTGTATTATTTAGAGCATGGAAGGCTCCAAcgaccaaattaaatagtctctgtCCTGTCGAAGGATCGGGTGGTGTGGTCAAGATCTTGGGGCCTTGTGAGGGGGTAAAATAATAAGGACCAGCAGTCACTGGCACAGGTTGCACTGGTGTTTGAGTAAGGGACTTTGGAGGGGGCCCCTGAGCAAGAAGGACTTGTTAGGTCCCATAGGTGTTGGAGAGGGGGTTTCTAGggtcaacttaattttaaaaattaacccagGGTCTTTTCCAGCAGCATCTATACGCAATCCCCAGTTGTTTCCCTTAAGCCAACTCCGATGGTCTCGTTTCCCTGCATTAGTGAATCTTATAACTATGGGGTTGCAGTAGCTGTTTTTACAGGCTCCATTGGGACTATTTTCAAATCCACACCCATTCTCAGGATATTTAgaactatctctctctccttggttggACTTATCATAGCTGCTGTTCCTCTTTACCGTAATCAAGTCCCATGTGGAAGTAGGATTCCAGTAGGCCTCACCGGTAGTTTCACATCCCCATATAGTGCAATAAAAATCAGAGGTCCCTCCACACTTGTGTCAGAGCTTCCGATTGTGGCCCTGACCAGGGCAAACATAAAATCCTGAGGACCGGAGATTAGCCAGGTAGAATTGTCCTGAGCACCCAAGTGTGCCTCCTATCCCGTTAGGAACACACTGTCTTTCAGTGGGTGGTTTAGTTAGGTCTGTGTGGTCTGGAAGATCCCAGGTAAGCAATCCGGCTGCTAACTTACAGATATCAGGCGTAAGATCTGGCCACCAAGTCCATGGAGGATGTCTAGCAGTAATTGACCACACAGcgttttcttcttcattaatcACCTCCCAGGTTTGTTGCATCGGGGCACGGGAGTTGCTGTCCTGACTCAGGGTTGCATTTACGACATAAACGCAACTTAAGAGGATTATTAGTCTTTTCCAAAAACCACTCATCTGGACTAGTTTCAGGAGGGGCCCTTTTGACATGTGAAGCATGAACCCAGGTGGGGATCCCTTCTACCTTAATGGCGGTTGGAGTTGTCAACAGTACCAGGTAGGGTCCTTTCCAGCGCGGCTTGAGATTTCCCGCCCGGTGTCTCCGTACCAGGACAGCGTCTCCAATCTCAAACTGATGGGGAACTGCAGGGTCTCCGGCGGTGTAAGTGTCTTTCAGCTGTTCCCAAATATCTCTCCTGATCATCTCAAGGGCCTTTAAACGGGCTAAAAGGTGGTGGAaggtataaaattattgtcatcagGGCGTGTCACACTATCTAGGGTTTCAAACAGAGGCGGAGGTGCACCAAACAGTATCTCAAAGGGTGTTAGTCCCAAAGGTCGGGCTGTGTTCCGGACCCGGAACAGGGCTAGGGAGAGAAGGGCTGTCCAGTCAATCCCGCCGGTCTCAATCGATAATTTTGTAAGGGTCTCTTTAAtagttctattcattctttctacctgtcctgagctctggggtcggtaagcacaatgtaacttccaatttatccccagttgtctggccagtccctgacttacctgggagacgaaggcaggcccattgtctgacccaattaccttAGGTACTCCAAATCGGGGAAGGatgtcttccagtatcttcttggccactacatttgctgtttctttcttagtGGGAAATGCTTTAACCCACCCTGAGAAAACATctatgaaaactagaagataTTTGTTGCCATATCGGGCAGGTTTGACTTCTGTGAAATCGATCTCCCCATAGGCGCTTTCCCCCCACTATGCCTGCTGGATCCGGCATTAGTGAGGGCACATGCCCTGCAGTTTCTTACCAGATCTTCGGCTGTCTTTTGGAGCctaggaatgtggtaaggggatttgttggatagttctatcatttttctggCCCCCAGGTGGGTGAGGCGGTGCATACTGGTCAGGTATTCTAGCCCCTCTTCTTCTGTGAGGACTCTCTTTTCCAGGGCCCTCTTATCCTGGCGGGACCCCACTTTGGCTATAAGAGTCATTGGTCCGTGTGCCGCCTCTTTAGCCATCTGATCTGCCATCTGGTTTCCCTTTTCAATAGGGCCAgtccccttctggtgtcctgggcagtggATGATTGCCACCTTTCGTGGCAAGTGGATAGCCTCTAGTAAATCAagaatctcctttttatttttaatgtctctgcCAGCAGACGTCAGCAACCCACGCTGTCTGTAAATTGCCCCATGAACATGGGCTGTTGCAAAAGCATATCGGCTATCAGTATAAATGTTTACAGACTTCCCTtctgccagttttagggcttgGATCAGAGCAATAAGTTCTGCTTTTTGCGCCGAAGTTCCTTCCGGCAGGCTGCTAGCCCAAATGACAGTCCTTCCATCTACTACCGCTGCCCCAGCCCTTCGATTACCTTCTTTCACCAAGCTACTTCCGTCGGTGAACCAGGTCTCCGCCCCGGCCACGGCTTGGTCGGTCAAATCTGACCGGGTCCCTGCTTCTTCAGCCAGTATCTCCTCACACTGATGTACTGGGGTCTCATCGGCTTCAGGTAGCAGGGTAGCGGGGTTGAGGATGGCAGGTGGAGCAAAAGTCACTCGCTCTGTTAGTAACAAGCTCTGGTAATGGGTTGATTCTAGCATTGGTTATTCCAGCGGTCTGGTGGTTGTCTGATGATGTTTTCGAGGGCATGGGGGGCCACTACTGTCACTTTCTGGCCCAGAGTTAGCTTATCAGCATCTTTTATCAGTGTGGTTGTTGCAGCTATCGCTCACAGGCAAGAGGGCCATCCGCTAGCCACAGGATCTAGTTTTTTTGACAGATAAGCCACCGGACGCTTCCAAGGTCCTAGAGCTTGGGTGAGGACCCCTCTGGCAACCCCCTTTCTCTCATCAATATATAGGGTAAAAGGCTTGCTTAAATCTGCAGTGCTAGGCAGGGGCCTGTAGCAGTGTCTTTTTAAGAGTTTCGAAAGCCACCTGGTGTTCTTTTGTCCAGATgaacttccctttttcttttgtcaagggATATAATGGGGCTGCCAAAGTGGCGAATCCTGGATCCAAGCCTACAAAATCCCGCGGTCCCCAGGAATTCCCTTACCTGGCGAGGGGTGGTTGGGGCTGGGATTTGTGTGACTGTTtcgttttctggcttctgtgagccaccGCTGTCCATTTTTTAGGGTTATATCCCAAGTATTTCACCTCAGTTCGACATAGCTGTGCTTTCTTAGCAGAGACCGATACCCCAACTCACTAACTCAGCCAGGATCTTTTGAGTCCCCAGTTTGCAATTTCTCGGGTCTCTGTGGCCAGCAAATGTCATCTAATATAATGATAAGAGTCACCTGCGGGTTATTAGCGCCGGAAGGGGGCAGGTCCCGGTTTAGAGCTTCATCGAACAGTGTTGGGGAGTTTTTGAATCCTTGGGGTAGCCTGGTCCACAGTGAGTTGTCcggttctcccactctcagggtCCCGCCACTCGAAAGCAAACAGGGGCTGGCTGTTTGATAACCTCCATACAGAAGAAgcatcttttaaatctaagacGGTATAAACCAGGTTCGAGTGGGTGGCAATGTACTGAGCAAGTTGTAGGGTTGGGCACTGTAGGGTGGACATCTTGTACCCTCTGTTGACTTCCCTAAGATCCTTTACCGGACGATAGTCTTTGTCCCCGTTTTTTTATTGGCATAAGGGGTGTTCCAAGGGGACCTGCTAGGGACTAAATCCCCTGTTCTAACATTCTCTTAATGTGGGGCGTatgccctctctggcttcctttctcaTGGGGTACTGTCGGACCCCCACTGGGGGTGGCTCCAGGACTTGAGCTCAATCACCACAGGGGGGGCCTGTCTAGCATtttcccatgcccccttctcacCGCCCAAGCCTGAGGAAATCGAAGTAACCATTCCTGAAGCTCCTCGGGGCTTCTCTCTCTTGGTATAGCCTGTATTCTTCTTCTAGCTGAAGGGACAATATTAACGTTTGGGGTGTCTCAGTTCCCCATGACAGTTCGGTCCAGAGGGGCAAATTTTATCTGGGCCTTTAATTGGTGTAACAAGTCTCTGCCCAGTAGTGCGTAGGGCACTCTGGTATTACTAAAAATGAGTGGGATCCTGGTTTTTTTCCAAGATCCACTGTACGAGAAGTAGTCCACGGATACGGTTTTTGTCCTGTAGCCCCAATCACCAGCGTCTTTTTATCTTGTATCTTTTCCAGAGGTTTTTTAAGCCACAGAATATTCTGCTCCCGTGTCCACCAAGAAATCTATAGGGGTCCTCCCCTCTATTTTCAGAGTTACCCTAAGGCTCGGAGAGGGAACCGAACCCCGACTTCCCTAATCTTCATTATTTAAGGACAGCactttggtctctttctttttaggaCACTCTCAGGCCCCAATGGCCCTTCTCTTTGCAGTCTGCCACACTGATCCTCTCTAGAACCAGCTGGTCTCTTTTGGATCTCCTTGGCCCCCTCGACCCCTTCCTCTCCGTCACCCCAGGTTCCCTTCGTCTAGCCCTCCGTTCCCTGAACGCCTTCCTTCCTCCTACCACTGCGTCCAGGATCCTAGTTagttctcttcttgtctctttttccCTCTATCTTCATCCTCAGCCCTTTCGTTCTTTTCTCTCcgctccttttctcttccttgtctctctcttATGATACCTTTCTCACCTCCTTACACACTCTCTGATAGTATAGTCTTGCCTCCCTCACTACACTTGTATACCTCCTCTAATGTCCGGGCGGACTGCCCACTGAAAGCCATGAATTACAGAAGCTCGCTGCCCCCTGAGACATAGGGTCAAAAGGAGTGTACCTACGGTCAGCCTCCAATGAGCCTCTCTCGGAACACAGAGGGGGGGTTCAGTCCTCCttgcataacctctcttaccttgCCAAATTGGTGGTTTCTCGCTGTCACCCTGAGACCGCCACGAGAGCCCGGCGGTAAATGCCAGGCCGTTCCCTACCCTGTTGCCGGTGGTAATCCACGGAGGACAGGTTCAAGGGAATACCCCTCTATAGCAGCCTGTTTGGCGGGCGTCCTTGATTATCTCGGATATTTTCAAGCCTCAAGGAGATCCTCCCCTCTCTTCGGTAGTGAACANNNNNNNNNNNNNNNNNNNNNNNNNNNNNNNNNNNNNNNNNNNNNNNNNNNNNNNNNNNNNNNNNNNNNNNNNNNNNNNNNNNNNNNNNNNNNNNNNNNNTGGGggtagccactggagggtccccaAATGTCGGAAAGAAAAGCTCCCTGGATCAAACCTGGCTGACTTTAGCGAGATTCCCAACAGAGGGAGAGATACAACCCGTTAGAGACCACCTCTGGTAGATAGACATGGGACCCAGTTAAGGGATGGGGCCCAAACaaccatctcaaagtttttaacccagaaatgttcttgtccaaaggaaatacaaggacaaaaaatgaagcagaacGAGACTGAAAGGAAGGGCCATCCTAGGGACcaccccacttggggatccatcttATCTGCCTAAGTTGGGGCTGGAAACTGCCACCCACCACATCATTTCATATCGTTGCATAGCCTGAAAACCATGCTGCAGCCCTAGACAGTGACATATAGGAAGACCCTGGGTTTTCCCTGTTACCCTGCGAAATAAAACTTCAGGGGATTTTTGTGATAGTTCAGTTCTCACcctcctgtgtctgcctgtcAGGGGATTGCTCAGCCCATTCCCAACCTTGTAGAAACTGGTGTTCCTTCTTACCCAgtcttcccttcctccaactcccccccccccccccccgccaccaaCTCCCACTACACCATCAGAGACTGAGAGTGACATACATATTTTCTCATGTGATTGATTTTATTATCAGCATCATACAACTTTTATGTGGCAAAGTTTGCCATTGGCAGCCTGACCGTGGCCCAGCTCCTAGACCCATTCACTGATGTTTCATAGGTCTTTGGACCCAGTTGGGGCCTAGGAGCTGGCCAGGTAGTCATCACGGTCTGAGGTGCTTTCAGGGGAAGGTGGATCTTCTGAAGCCAGAGCGAGCCgaagctggagctggagcctgAGTTGCAGCTGGAGCCCGAACTGGAGCAGGAACTGGAGCCGAAGCTGAAGCcgctggaggtggaggtggaggtggaggtggaggtggaggtggaggtggagttGCAGTTAGAGCTGGACCTGAAGCCGGAGCTGGAGCCAGGGCCAGAGCAGGCGCCATTGCTCTAAGTTCTTCATGAATTCTTGTTCTGACAAATTCCTTCGACTTTGCCCCAGTTGACAGTCGAAgacttgtcttcttcttctccatgaTCTGAAACAATTAGATACTAAATTCACAAGGGCACTGGTTTTGGAGAAAGGATGTAGATTCTCGAAAAGGGACAGAGGTAGATGAGGAATTTAGAGCAGGTCTGAGAAAATGTTAGGGGAAGGGATGGTCTCAGAAGGGGGACAATGAGCTTAGCTGGAACCTCTCACCTTAGCACCGTTTCTGCGACGGTAAGAGGTACCCTGTTTCTTGACAGAATATTTAGACCGCTGTTGTTGGGATGTTTTACGTTTCCTCATGATCTGAAATAATTACATACTAAATTCATAAGGGCACTGGTTTTGAAGAAAGATAAAATGTGGATGGGGACTTGCGAAAAGGGACAGAGGTAGATGAGAAATTTACAGCAGGTCTGAGAAAATTTTAGGGGAAGGGACGGCCTCAGAAGGGGGACAGTGTGCGTACTGGGACCTCTTACCTTTGAACTGGTTCTGCGATGACCAGAGGTACCCCGTTTCTTGTTGGAATACTTAGACCTCCTGTGTTGAGATGTCTTATGTTTATTTTGCCTGGATCTCCTGGCAGCAGCACCAGGCTTAAGGGCTTTCTTAGCCATGCGAGCCGTTTTGTGCTCTTCCACCAACTGGCCCCAGAGCTCTGAGCTCCCTGCTTACCTACCTGTCAGAACAATGGTGGACCACACCCTCTGCCTTATTTGGTCAGCAACGTTTTCCCTAGCCAATGGCAGCTAAGCAGTGGCTGTGACCTCACAAAGCCCTACCTCTGACACATTTGAGGGCATGTAACCTATGCCAGGTATGTTTTGAAGGCAGATATACTTtctatctgtctttttttttttttttttttttttttttggtttctagttcttgcttttacttttacttttttaaaatttttttattggatattttatttacatttcagatttaatccccttccctgccccaacccaggaaccccctatcccatcccttttcctcctgcttctatgaggatattttattttatttttttatattttatttacatttaagatgccatcccctttccacatttcccctccctagaacaccccatcccatgccccccctttcctttttgcttctatatgattttttaaaaatgttaatcaaaggatttataagtttggtaatgctcaatcagaagcgtaacccaatacccaacctagatataaaacctttttgactggtggagacatgtgaacatctgcctccatgccccttctctctttctctctctcatcacctagcttctcctcttcttcatcttctctccttgttccatctcttcctctcaatactccttcccacttagctcctcctacatatcactcttcctgttaaagtaaaacttttctctcaaaatacagttagagcatacttattcctaattgtaccagtgaggtataagatagttctaatacccagtccatcattttgttgactaaccagaacctctgtcatctcttctaactaaaacacttactttgatcctggctttttttttttttttttttttttttttttttttttttttttttttttggctttataatgaatgtcagctgaaaactatctactcagatcttttctctcaaagtaaatagccaggattggctatgagactatgggtcttcaaccccgtcagaaatccagaatgactgagttaactgaagttataggaagcactaaacatagcttctaaaacttagccaatttatagagacctctgaacacctgaaaagcccctatactaccgaacgttggagcatcaaatcttcagccttctggcccagaatcatctgacagaccttggtgatgcaggattattaaggactgattactctgtctaggcagatataatcagtcgactattctgcatgtgtgtccttttctggacagtaatttgtctgtagatggaaagaggcaattcttgcctagtggctgtcactgcacaactggagtatctccaaggatgctcaatttcttcttagaatccacaacaggaagctgtcaggagcagacaggtctctaatcaaaatgaacattaatatataaatatctgtagcgtcagttctatggacttctgatgttttgaaaaccaactatccatgtaaagtaacctggactgttgtctgttcactcctctcagctatttctaaataaaatatggaaaacaccctaacaataaactcaaaaccatgaatttgctgtagtcccttaactcataggttaaccatcccaaatcagttaaaaaagttaaaaaagggctgggtctaggccttgtattcctaaatgtgttatacaggcacaatgcccatgagagtatcaatattcatctcatttttatattaataagaggctcataccaatgaaaaccttaaatttgaaatcaaagtacattttgtaccatttaagaaattataacttcatcttgataataattatacagatttctaccaataggttatggctatgcaataagtcctagctaatcctccctgttccaacaaaaccactacttttccctagaaagacagaccattattaaccacattagtccccaagctcagggaataggggcgctgactcttctttaacttcttcaagctgattaagggctttgagattttagaagaggggtggggggaagagtaagttgataagcctctgatgctgtgtcttcactgaatccagatggaattccaggacatcagaggtttgggcaggtctgctcagtatgcttgatgagtagatacaccaaggctgtgtattctgcaatatacaattctcagaacaagttttagtatcaagaaaaaaaaaatttcccacccccagggggctgacatttttttttaaagatgtttgttctgatgactttttttttctgcttgttaaaattggttgtagtatttacgtttcagattttatccccttaccctacttcctcccaccacccagaaac contains:
- the LOC143435507 gene encoding uncharacterized protein LOC143435507 isoform X2; this encodes MAKKALKPGAAARRSRQNKHKTSQHRRSKYSNKKRGTSGHRRTSSKIMEKKKTSLRLSTGAKSKEFVRTRIHEELRAMAPALALAPAPASGPALTATPPPPPPPPPPPPPPPAASASAPVPAPVRAPAATQAPAPASARSGFRRSTFP
- the LOC143435507 gene encoding uncharacterized protein LOC143435507 isoform X1; amino-acid sequence: MAKKALKPGAAARRSRQNKHKTSQHRRSKYSNKKRGTSGHRRTSSKIMRKRKTSQQQRSKYSVKKQGTSYRRRNGAKIMEKKKTSLRLSTGAKSKEFVRTRIHEELRAMAPALALAPAPASGPALTATPPPPPPPPPPPPPPPAASASAPVPAPVRAPAATQAPAPASARSGFRRSTFP